From the genome of Mercenaria mercenaria strain notata unplaced genomic scaffold, MADL_Memer_1 contig_4161, whole genome shotgun sequence:
atgctacagaccaagtttcatgaagatccatcaaagagtccatgagaagaagttatGTAAAAGAATTTTTATTTCAGCTTTTACAGTCTACAAAAGCGGATGAGTGTCCCCACTTGAACAAATCTGGacattataataatgctacacagcaagtttgatgaagacagATGGATTGCCAGAATGACAAATCAAGTGAGCAAAACAATAGATACAGGGAATCAGTATGACCAGTTTTATCAACTGTTTTTTATAGTGAATTTTGCAATATCCTTATTTTAAGCAGTTGGTGATTCAGAACTACTTTCAACATAATGCTCCATCAATGGACAGTTTGAGTCGCTGTCTTTTATATCAGTACAATATCATAATTTTATCATTCTGCATCTTTTAGACTATTTGGTAcaaaaataaattgtacaataccaTGTGGTACCGGTATATAAGAGTGGTAATTTAAGCCAGTCCAAATTCATTTATCTATAGttcatataatgaaataaattacgGTACAAACCTTGGAATAGAATATTCTGCTATCCACAATCTTGCCTCTTTCAGTGATTCCGGGCCCTCATGATACCATGTTATATTTTCCTttataagtaaaataataaaaatacttataATAAACTCATGAAATTTAAATGATTCAGTCAAGTATGTATCTTTAGTTGGAGTGTTTGATTCAAGCATACATTCTGCAGCCTAATATGGGAATAAGAACATATTAATCCAATTAATTTTGGCAAAGGCAAATAAAATCTCTTCCTTATCCTTTTCTCTAGTGTTCCTAGTTTAGGATTATTAGGGTGATAATAAGTGGTATATTATATtctaaggggccataactcctacaatactgaatgaatccggacacgaaaccccaggtgcacaactgcacatgctgactaggctagccactagactgataattaagatatttctatgattttttttcttttttatgttcatagagacaaaagccagtctattctagagattttctaagacgACTGATGTtaaattatcatatgatattggacataggatatagacaggctcagttattattattattataccagatttatacagcgcacttttcatgatcaatttcacgttcaaaggtgctttacatagttcaaatgcagccacacagggcttTACaaagttcaaatgcagccacacagggcaatacatcctctactagtacagacacagagcgatctgaccagagggacagagtgagacaaagcccccacgacagagagatcagaaatcagatacaggcttgtccggctaacttagcctagctcgttgcgaacaGACAGGctagttctttaacgtgcccagtgtatagcactgatacacgcaaggattgcctgggttcctgacatgtacacctctagttggatgggaaacactgaaaagcgtttctgaaaattcccgagtaactGCCGGgtatcgaacccccgacctcaggattggaaggccagtgtgcaaaccactgagctatctgtCCACCAGTTCActacataaaatcataaaaatgtaaaaaaaaatatatcatagtctaggagctagtctacatgctgaccaacattcctgtaaactttggtgactctaggtcaaatacttttggagctacgcacgacacattaaaatgaccaatttttaactaaatcaGGGGCTATAaatcctacaagactgaatgaatccggatgcgaaaccccaggtgcacaactgcacatgctgaccaacattcctgtaaagttttgtgactctatgtcatatacttttggagctaggcacgacaaaACATTCTCGGAACGACGGACAGAATGAAGGACAGAaggatggacaagagcaaatctatatgcccccccccccccaaaagtgggggcataaaaagcagaCTGAAACTGAGTGATATTATGCAACACATTCACAAAATGCAGGCAAATGTGTGAAGGATTCTCCACAGGTTTAGATAATAATCCTCGATTAGAATTGaagtaatatatctcaaacagtggtttgcttttgaataaaaacaGAGTTGTTCACATCCAGCTTGTTAAATCACTTTGACTGCACCCTTGTGATGTAATCCCTTCACAAATAAACTCCAATGACTTTATTCAAAGACACATCACTGTTTGGTATACAATATAATTATCGATTATGTAAAGGGGGTCAAATTATACCTCTTCTTTCTTCTTCCTACTGATGGCCTCCTCAACTTTCTGCTTCCTTAGGGTATCCTCCCCTCTAGCTGCTATAACCTGCCTCAACCTCTCCCTCCTATCTGCTGGACCCTCACCAAACAAACCTGTAATAACAGCAACACAACAAAGGTGAAATCTCAATTAAAAACTACCTTTCCTAAATCAAACAGCCGTAAAATGCACATCAATTTGCAAACTGAGAAATGCCAAATATTGCATTTCCAGTTACTCTACCAACCCTATTTGTCACCAATATTCTTTGATTTTTCTCAATATATTTTTCTGTACCATTCAACAActttcacttttcatttttttgcaccaagaatttttatcaaattctgccAACATAAATTATGTTAATTCTTTAACAAATTGCCACTTTCCATTAAAAATATTATACTGAAGAAACAACATATCCAAAACAGTGTTCTgccattgaataaaatcattgtttggatttccgatgcaaaggaattatatcgtAAGAACATAGCTTaacaacaatgattttattccgGAGCAAGTCACTGCttgagatgtattatttcgattctaatagattatcaaggttaattttgtacatccttgatgacattcaccaaatatttgcttgttttgtcTAATTTTCTTTTCCAGCACATCATAAAATGCCTAAAATTTTcagctgcctcactggaatatgaTAGCTACATGACATGAATCCACTGATACCCTTCCCagccacattatactgacaccggactggcCAGTCATAGAGACAAgcaccaagcaaggaagctaccaGTATAACTTTTCATGTCTGGTGTGATGTAGCTAGGAAGCCAACCCCTGACTTCTTGGCAAGTCCTTGCAAATGAAGCTAGCACTCTTTCACTGGGCTACAGAGGCAGTCACACATATTATAGACCACAGTGATTCATCCTATGCTATATTATTTGGCTAggtatatatcaaaaacaaacaacttctTTACTGCCTTAATAGCCTAGTAGTAGAGGTTCAGCTTTGAGTGCAAGAGGTcttgggtttgatccccggctgCTAactaccaaagacgtgaaaaatggttctggtatagatcaactttatgcattgAGGCGTGTCTATACTTTACCTCAAAACAATACTGTGGTAAACGCCGAGGATAGTAAGTAAGTCACGCCTCACTAATTGTCATTCAATTATAGCTCCCTCATTGAAAGAGTTGTGCCtggaggtaaaataagcacaggcaagtatctgttactggatacctagtttgtcgcaAAGAGCTTTCTAGCCCGTGTTGTATGTTGGATTATATGTGATGTTAATTAAAGCTTACCTTTATCTTTATTGAATTGTAAAGAAAAAACTTACAAATAGGTTCTCCAAGCTGTCGAAGATGAGCTTTCACTTCAGAATCATCTGTGGAAACCTGGATTTTCTTGGCCTTAAATGAAAACAGTTAAACAGAAAACTTGTCAATTACTTGAAAGACTTTTCAGCATTAAGGTAACAagaacaaacaaatttaatttatatcCTCTGCTGAAAAGGTTGTTTTATGAATGAGGGGGCctacattttgaaagatgttAGATAAATAAGTTATGTATTATAATAGAAATGTACCATGGTTTGTTGGATTCCTGGCTTTTACCAAATCAAGTGCCCTATATGATGTAATATTTGTACTAAGTTTCATGATTGAAGATCAGTCAAGGTGTTACTTTGTTTTGTAGAaattcatgaatttcaaaataaactagggttgtcacaggagtgacaaattatacccccacaatatggccttgtcacagaactaagccaatgtcaaagccaaacttgcttgacctttgatctactgacctcaaaatcaatagaggtcatctgctagtcatgatcaacctccctatgaagtttcatgatcctggaccgaagcgttctcaagttattgtccgtaaaaggtttaaatgacatttgacctttggaactcaaaatcaatacgggtcatctgcttaacatgaccaacctcccaattcagtttcctgatcctagtcccaaacgttttgaagttattgtctgaaaactgtttaaatgttctgggtcactgtgaccttgacctatgacctactgacctcaaaattataaggggtcatctgctgggcataaccaacctccctatcaattttcacaatcatagtcccaagcattctcaagttatcatccggaaactgtttaactgttctgagtcactgtgaccttgacctttgacctcaaagtagaatctgacctgtatttcatgatgttacacctgtgtaccaaaatttatgatcctaggcccaagcgttcttaagttatcatctggaaaccatttaactgttcagggtcactgtgaccttgacctctgacctactgaccccaaaatcaaacttgacctgtattttaagatttaaatctgacaagcctttcatgagttatcatccggaaaccatgaaaaccaacagaccaaccgaccgccaagctcactcctatatacacacCCCCCCaaccaaacttcgttttgtgggggtataatgaagGGCTATAAGCCTGTAACTCTGCAGTTACTAAAGAGATCTTGATGAAAGATATCCCTACATGACAGCCCTATGCTGATCTATATATATACTCAgcatcactgaaaagttaccaccctaatggctcttatattttaaaaattgcattggtctgtgttaaatgcataacacgactgcatttttgacgcagctgagatGTCACTGGTGTAAAGAATTGTCAAATTcaattaactccatttgaggcacgcgCTGCACGTGTAAAacgactttttccagcaatgtcgacatgtacgaattttctatcacaaatcattcatcgcacttgaaagttagttgacagactaaaaggaatacgttaaaaaactcggaatatccttgctaagaatgcctcgtttaaggcacgatcaatgCCATCAGgtcattggcatggttgacgccgaactttcatgtcacGAAATTGCatgtcgtatgtgctgttctcacctgacattCATGAAATGGGTTGAGAGACATGATcggacagggtctatgagtaatagagcgtgcacaggccatgaaaaagtgacatcgatattgtataaaatagtagaggtatatattaggtggtaacttttcagtgacgctgagtatatttaaattaaatgttatgtGGAAATTTATtgattgtaaaacaattaaagggcgaTTATAACTCTGGTTACTGAAGAGATCCCAACAAAATTTGCACAAACACCACTGCCCAATAGTGatttacatttgtgtaaagtttcatgaagatcattcaGTAaataagatacagtcaaaaatccctattttttaaCCAAACACAGGGGAAAACACTGGGTCAAGGATGATTATACTAAAAGTGAGCAGAACTCTTGTGCTAATTGATAATAAAATGAGATTAAGTGATTCTagttaaaacactttttgaaaattgagcatttcaatttttttaccaaatcaagaggAAAAAACTCTGACTTTACTgagtcaagggggataatactacaTACATAGTATGGGCAATGGTTATGCGCTTATTAATACCAATGATTTATTAAGAATACATAAATGAGGCAGGCTATTGAAATTTCTTTATCCATTTCTACATTTGTAGCAATATTTGAATGAAACCCTGCCTGCTGATGAATAGATAGCTAGAACACTAGGGCAAGCTGATGTAATTAATCTGGCCAACAGCTTTTCCCCCTTATAAAGATTCTctattttttgtaatgtttttcttGAGTTTTATGTCACACTATAACAAAATTACAGGTCAAATCGAGACTTTTCAGTTTCTGATGGTGGAGGCAAGTTCTATGAGCCCTTCATCATGGACAGGCATCATAGTAGTACTGCCAACCTtctgaaagccagctggatggcttctacACATCAGCGGTGAGAGGCaattgattcgaagtcagcaacctgAATCAAGCTGCCACAGAGGCCGCTTTCTATGACAGAATTTCTCAAGATTTTGTTCATGCACTTGCAACTACAAGCGATCAGTGTAATTCTCATAACATCATCCTTAATCTAATATAATATAAGTACCTTCTTCCTTTTTTCAAACTCTGCAAGAAGTTCTGCCTGACTTTGTTCATATTCCTTCTCCAAGTCCATTGTGGCACCTTTAAATGCAAGCAAATGTAGGTCTAGTTTTTGCAAGCACCTtaaaatatgactgaaaataGGTCTACTTTTTACAAGCACCTTAAAATACAACTACAGATAGGCCTAGTTTTTATAAGCACGTTAAAACACAAGGTCAAGTTTTACAATTGCCataaaatacaagtaaatataggTTTAGTTTTTACAAGCACCTTAAATACAAGTAGATGTAGGTCTAGTTTTTACAAGCATCTTAAATACAAGTAAACATAGGTCTAGTTTCTACAAGCatctatgaaatataaatatacataatacATCTTTCTCGATTTTACAAGCACCTTAAGATACAATAAAACATAGGTCTATTTTTTACAACcatcttaaaacacaaataaattcaGGTTTAGTTTTAACAAGCACCTTAAAATATAAGTAATTGTAGATCTAGTTTTTACAAGCACTTCAAAATACAAGTAAACGCAGCACCTTAAACACAATTAAAAATAGGGTCTAGTTTTATAAGAATTTAAACTACAAGTAAACATGTCATCATGTGGGTTTTACAAGCATcttaatatacaatatacatatagcaTATAGATTCAATATACTGTAAATCCCTCAGAATAAACATGCCAGTGCTGCTGCATTCTGTAAAAGGTGAACTTTTTTCGATCAGTGATCTGGTACTATAGCCACTAACCTACATGTATCATTAGGACAAG
Proteins encoded in this window:
- the LOC123556395 gene encoding U4/U6 small nuclear ribonucleoprotein Prp4-like; this encodes MDSDEESETQFIAKRQKVLQYGSLEQKEKQRLAGGSEGSLASEAIKAGIASGNINISAGATMDLEKEYEQSQAELLAEFEKRKKAKKIQVSTDDSEVKAHLRQLGEPICLFGEGPADRRERLRQVIAARGEDTLRKQKVEEAISRKKKEEENITWYHEGPESLKEARLWIAEYSIP